From a single Cyclobacterium marinum DSM 745 genomic region:
- a CDS encoding enoyl-ACP reductase FabI, with product MPENLLKGKKGIITGALDENSIAWHTALKAKEQGAKFVLTNAPIAMRMGAIQDLADECGTIVIPADATSVEDIEKLYDEAKEYLGGNFDFLLHSIGMSPNVRKGRSYGDLNYDWVQKSYDVSAVSFHKMLQVAEKKDVLNEWASVIALSYIAAERAFPFYSDMSEAKAILESIARNYGLRYGKNKNVRVNTISQSPTKTVAGSGIGGFDDFFDFAALASPLGNASAESCAEYIVTMFSDFTRMVTMQNLFHDGGYSTTGITQELIDAYVASKK from the coding sequence ATGCCTGAAAATTTATTAAAAGGAAAAAAAGGAATTATTACCGGTGCACTTGATGAAAATTCTATTGCCTGGCATACGGCCTTAAAAGCAAAAGAACAAGGGGCAAAATTTGTCCTTACCAATGCCCCAATTGCGATGCGTATGGGCGCCATTCAGGATTTAGCTGATGAATGTGGAACCATAGTTATTCCTGCAGATGCTACCTCTGTCGAAGATATCGAAAAATTATACGATGAAGCAAAGGAATATTTGGGTGGGAATTTTGATTTCTTACTCCACTCAATAGGTATGTCTCCCAATGTACGGAAGGGAAGATCTTATGGAGACTTGAATTATGATTGGGTACAAAAGTCATACGATGTGTCAGCAGTTTCTTTTCACAAAATGCTCCAAGTGGCAGAAAAGAAAGACGTCCTAAATGAATGGGCTTCTGTGATTGCATTAAGTTATATTGCCGCAGAAAGAGCATTCCCTTTTTATAGTGACATGTCTGAAGCCAAAGCCATACTAGAAAGTATAGCTAGAAACTATGGCCTAAGGTATGGAAAAAACAAAAATGTAAGAGTAAATACCATTTCTCAATCCCCTACAAAAACTGTAGCAGGTTCAGGAATTGGAGGCTTTGATGATTTCTTTGATTTCGCAGCCCTAGCTTCTCCTTTGGGTAATGCTTCAGCAGAATCCTGTGCAGAGTACATTGTCACCATGTTTTCCGATTTCACCAGAATGGTAACCATGCAAAACCTGTTTCATGATGGAGGCTATTCTACTACAGGCATTACGCAAGAATTAATTGATGCCTACGTAGCAAGTAAAAAATAA
- the recN gene encoding DNA repair protein RecN — translation MLTNLSITNYALIEKLEMEPCAGLNMITGETGAGKSIMLGAVGLLLGNRADSKALFDEQKKCIIEGVFNIQNYGLERFFEKEELDYEPACIIRREISPSGKSRAFINDTPVRLENLKVLGKILMDVHSQNETLLLGASSYQLSLIDAFAKVSKEKEAYSIQYHDYIKTQKKVRLLEQEKQQYQQEADYNQFQLEELSSLNLEEGEQASLEAKEELLNHAEEIKSRASQALDHLENEELGAMQQLAAAKQHFQYLQKFGKNFEDLNQRFESLLIELNDILESLSLEEQEIEVDFEKSEWVRERLSKIYQLQKKHGVQSDKELLELASALADKVFKGDHLEEELANQQILLNETKEKLSAMGQKLSKKRQAIFNGFSREIQSLLAQLGMENARVEILRKEVTANESGIDDIDILFSANKGIQPQPIGQVASGGEFSRLMFAIKYVMADKMALPTLIFDEIDTGISGEIALQMVRMMQEIATKHQVICISHLPQVAAKGEKHYFVFKDNSSKKTISKIKLLNPEERLLEIAKMISGSNPSTTAFENAKELLTK, via the coding sequence ATGTTAACCAACCTTAGCATTACCAACTATGCTTTGATAGAAAAATTAGAAATGGAGCCTTGTGCCGGTCTCAATATGATCACCGGTGAAACAGGAGCCGGAAAATCCATTATGCTTGGGGCAGTGGGCTTACTATTGGGAAATAGGGCTGATTCCAAAGCATTATTTGATGAGCAAAAAAAATGCATTATTGAAGGCGTATTCAATATTCAAAATTATGGTTTAGAAAGATTCTTTGAGAAGGAAGAGTTGGACTATGAACCTGCATGCATTATTCGGCGGGAAATTTCTCCATCAGGAAAATCTCGTGCTTTCATTAATGACACACCAGTAAGGCTGGAAAACCTGAAGGTCTTGGGGAAAATTCTGATGGATGTTCATTCCCAAAATGAGACCTTATTGTTGGGAGCTTCCTCCTACCAGCTCTCCCTGATAGATGCTTTTGCTAAGGTTAGCAAAGAGAAAGAAGCTTATTCTATACAGTATCATGACTATATAAAAACGCAAAAAAAGGTGCGTTTGCTAGAACAAGAAAAGCAGCAATACCAACAGGAAGCAGATTACAATCAGTTTCAGTTGGAAGAGTTGTCAAGTTTAAACTTAGAAGAAGGGGAACAAGCCTCTTTGGAAGCAAAGGAAGAATTATTAAACCATGCAGAAGAAATAAAATCAAGAGCATCCCAAGCACTGGACCACCTTGAAAACGAGGAATTGGGTGCAATGCAACAGTTGGCTGCAGCCAAGCAACACTTTCAATACCTACAGAAATTCGGAAAGAATTTTGAAGATTTAAATCAAAGGTTTGAAAGTTTGCTAATAGAGCTAAATGATATTTTAGAAAGTCTTTCTTTGGAAGAGCAGGAAATCGAAGTAGATTTTGAAAAGTCTGAGTGGGTAAGGGAAAGATTAAGTAAAATCTACCAGCTTCAGAAGAAACATGGCGTACAAAGTGATAAAGAGCTCTTGGAGCTGGCCTCAGCTCTTGCAGACAAGGTTTTTAAAGGCGATCACTTAGAGGAGGAGTTGGCCAATCAACAAATTTTACTGAATGAAACCAAAGAGAAACTTAGTGCAATGGGCCAGAAGTTGTCAAAAAAGAGACAGGCAATCTTTAATGGTTTTAGCAGAGAAATACAATCCTTATTGGCACAGTTGGGAATGGAAAATGCCAGGGTGGAAATCCTTCGAAAAGAAGTCACAGCAAATGAATCAGGTATCGATGATATTGATATCCTATTTTCTGCCAACAAGGGCATTCAGCCTCAACCCATTGGACAAGTAGCCTCAGGGGGTGAATTTTCACGACTAATGTTTGCCATCAAATATGTCATGGCAGATAAAATGGCCTTGCCTACTCTTATTTTTGACGAGATAGATACAGGGATATCCGGAGAAATAGCCCTACAAATGGTCCGGATGATGCAAGAAATTGCTACCAAACATCAGGTTATCTGCATAAGCCATTTGCCGCAGGTAGCCGCAAAAGGAGAAAAACACTATTTTGTTTTCAAAGACAATAGCTCTAAGAAAACAATTAGTAAAATTAAATTATTAAACCCAGAAGAAAGATTACTTGAAATTGCTAAAATGATTTCCGGGTCAAACCCCTCCACTACGGCCTTTGAAAATGCAAAAGAATTGCTCACGAAATAG
- the porD gene encoding type IX secretion system protein PorD has translation MVRPTVFILLFGLFLSPIKLLSQQLNFTVTINSERARTQDTDIFDQMKSAFEQFLNGRNWTDAELKPQERIKGNLLITINDMPQVGIFNATVQVQTVRPIYGSNYESLILNFADRNWTFEYTESQPLEFNQFSYLNNITSLLAYYAYIAIGIDHDSFSPRGGDPYFEVANNIVANAQQSSSSGWNQNPSDKRNRYWLANDLYNSQVMVPVRDAYYLYHRMGLDLLTTKPSESYQNIVEAIKMVQEANKVQPNSILTISFMDAKSDEISKILKAAPMELKEEAVEVLLKVDPNNARKYNDILKG, from the coding sequence ATGGTACGCCCCACAGTTTTCATATTGCTTTTTGGGCTTTTTTTAAGTCCCATAAAGTTGCTTTCTCAGCAACTTAATTTCACTGTTACAATAAATAGTGAACGTGCAAGAACCCAGGATACAGATATTTTCGATCAGATGAAATCTGCTTTTGAGCAATTCCTTAATGGGCGTAACTGGACGGATGCAGAACTCAAGCCCCAGGAAAGAATAAAAGGCAACCTATTGATCACAATTAATGACATGCCTCAAGTAGGCATATTCAATGCCACAGTCCAAGTCCAAACGGTTAGGCCCATATATGGATCCAATTATGAAAGCTTGATCCTGAACTTTGCAGACCGGAATTGGACCTTTGAATATACAGAATCCCAGCCATTGGAATTCAATCAGTTCTCTTATTTAAACAATATTACTTCACTCTTGGCCTATTATGCCTATATAGCCATAGGGATAGACCATGACTCATTTTCACCAAGAGGAGGAGATCCCTATTTTGAAGTTGCCAACAATATTGTAGCCAATGCACAACAATCGTCAAGTTCGGGATGGAATCAAAACCCTTCAGATAAGAGAAATCGGTATTGGCTGGCCAATGACCTTTACAACTCCCAAGTGATGGTGCCTGTTAGGGATGCCTATTATTTGTACCACAGAATGGGGCTTGATTTGTTAACTACGAAACCATCTGAAAGTTATCAAAACATAGTAGAGGCAATAAAAATGGTGCAGGAAGCCAACAAGGTTCAACCAAATAGTATTCTAACGATTAGTTTTATGGATGCTAAATCGGATGAAATTAGCAAGATACTTAAGGCTGCTCCTATGGAATTGAAGGAAGAAGCCGTAGAAGTATTGCTCAAGGTAGACCCTAACAATGCCAGAAAATACAATGATATTTTGAAAGGATAA
- the coaBC gene encoding bifunctional phosphopantothenoylcysteine decarboxylase/phosphopantothenate--cysteine ligase CoaBC, protein MPLTGKRILLGVTGGIAAYKAAHLVRLLVKSGAEVKVIMTTSASDFITPLTLATLSKNPVSIDFFNQKTGEWTNHVALGAWADLLVIAPLSANTLSKLASGQSDSLLSCTYLSCTHPVLLAPAMDLDMYQHPSVKQNLATLESYGNHIMEATSGELASGLIGQGRMPEPEAIFAAIHDILNPDLSFQGKNILITAGPTQEAIDPVRYISNHSSGKMGIALAEKAAERGAKVTLILGPTALKPKPHPNIKIIPVTSALDMFEASQNHHNEAKVVIFCAAVADYRSEKPSVEKIKKKDSALQIKLVKNPDIAKTLGANKKQGQLHIGFALETDEGVLSAENKLKEKNFDFVVLNSLLDSEAGFQKDTNQVTILSKNKENIKTPVMSKELLAIQLLDRIGSLLENKFDNTDV, encoded by the coding sequence ATGCCGCTAACAGGCAAACGTATTCTATTAGGTGTAACCGGGGGAATTGCTGCTTACAAAGCCGCACACCTTGTTCGCTTATTGGTAAAGTCAGGGGCAGAAGTTAAAGTTATAATGACAACTTCTGCTTCTGACTTTATTACACCACTTACCTTGGCCACCTTATCCAAAAACCCGGTTTCTATTGATTTTTTTAATCAAAAAACGGGGGAATGGACCAACCACGTAGCTTTAGGGGCTTGGGCTGACTTATTGGTGATCGCTCCATTGTCAGCAAATACCCTTTCCAAATTGGCTAGTGGGCAGAGTGACAGTTTATTGTCCTGTACCTATCTTTCATGTACCCACCCGGTGCTTCTAGCCCCGGCAATGGATTTGGATATGTACCAACACCCTTCTGTAAAACAAAACCTTGCCACCCTTGAGAGCTATGGCAACCATATCATGGAAGCTACAAGCGGAGAATTGGCCAGTGGATTAATTGGTCAAGGACGGATGCCTGAACCAGAAGCGATCTTCGCCGCAATTCATGATATCTTAAATCCTGACCTTAGTTTTCAAGGTAAAAATATACTTATTACTGCAGGCCCTACGCAAGAGGCCATAGATCCTGTGAGGTATATCAGTAATCATTCAAGCGGTAAGATGGGCATTGCACTGGCAGAGAAAGCCGCAGAGAGAGGAGCTAAAGTAACCTTGATTTTAGGACCAACGGCCTTAAAGCCCAAACCCCATCCTAACATAAAAATCATTCCGGTGACGAGTGCCTTGGATATGTTTGAGGCCAGCCAAAACCATCATAATGAAGCAAAGGTGGTCATATTTTGTGCTGCAGTAGCTGATTATAGATCAGAAAAACCTTCTGTTGAAAAAATAAAGAAAAAGGATAGTGCCCTTCAAATCAAATTGGTTAAAAATCCTGACATTGCTAAAACACTGGGTGCCAATAAAAAACAGGGACAGTTGCATATCGGTTTCGCCTTAGAAACAGATGAAGGTGTATTGAGTGCAGAGAATAAACTTAAAGAAAAAAACTTTGATTTTGTGGTCTTAAATTCACTTCTTGACTCCGAAGCAGGATTTCAAAAAGACACTAACCAGGTAACTATACTGTCAAAAAATAAAGAAAATATTAAAACTCCGGTAATGTCTAAGGAATTGCTGGCCATTCAGCTTCTGGATCGGATTGGTTCGCTTCTAGAAAACAAGTTTGACAATACTGACGTTTAA
- a CDS encoding DNA-directed RNA polymerase subunit omega, with protein MAINPSIITRDLDKVAEKSGNLYQSIFTISQRAKQISSTMKEELNNKLSEFASTVDNLEEVFENKEQIEISKFYERMPKPSTLAMEEFMEDKVMFRFQEEEESKS; from the coding sequence ATGGCAATCAATCCGTCAATTATTACAAGAGATTTGGACAAAGTAGCTGAGAAATCAGGAAACCTTTACCAATCTATTTTCACAATTTCACAAAGAGCAAAGCAAATTTCATCCACAATGAAGGAAGAGTTGAACAACAAACTTTCTGAGTTTGCTTCAACTGTTGATAATCTTGAGGAAGTATTTGAAAATAAAGAGCAAATTGAAATATCAAAATTCTATGAAAGAATGCCTAAGCCTAGTACTTTGGCTATGGAGGAATTCATGGAAGACAAAGTAATGTTTAGGTTCCAGGAAGAAGAGGAAAGCAAATCATAA
- a CDS encoding outer membrane protein assembly factor BamD has protein sequence MIKAHHYILIFFASLLTFSCGEFYKLEKSTNWDELYEAANRYYDEGEHNKAIILYDRVLPVIKGSGKAELAEFNYAYAHFRTKRYIEAAEYFKTFFDTYNRSPLAEEALFMNAYSLYLDAPDYNLDQRSSKEAVNAIQLFMNRFPESDSYERAISMIDVLQKRFEEKAYTESKMYYRLTEGLFPGEFFRACIVNFQNFAKSYPDSDYNEELAFKLVEVSAAYAERSVFDKREERFEQSLGFADDFKKKYPESEYLEEVIEIQSEAKEKLDDHYALKAQYEARTAEALKRREEEQKNQEATEALKNVGN, from the coding sequence ATGATAAAAGCACACCATTACATATTAATATTCTTTGCTTCACTGCTAACTTTTAGCTGTGGCGAATTTTACAAATTAGAGAAAAGTACCAATTGGGACGAACTCTATGAAGCCGCCAATCGCTATTATGATGAAGGGGAGCACAACAAAGCCATTATCCTATATGACAGAGTTTTACCTGTAATAAAAGGAAGTGGAAAAGCAGAATTGGCTGAGTTCAATTATGCATATGCTCATTTTAGGACCAAGAGATACATTGAAGCAGCAGAATATTTTAAAACATTTTTCGACACCTATAACCGTTCACCTTTGGCTGAAGAGGCACTGTTCATGAATGCTTATTCGTTGTATTTGGATGCCCCTGATTATAATTTGGATCAAAGGAGTTCGAAAGAGGCTGTCAATGCGATTCAGTTGTTTATGAACAGATTTCCTGAATCTGATTCTTATGAGCGCGCAATTTCCATGATCGATGTTCTCCAGAAAAGATTTGAAGAGAAGGCTTATACCGAATCAAAAATGTATTACCGTCTTACTGAAGGCTTATTTCCAGGTGAATTTTTCAGGGCTTGCATAGTCAATTTTCAAAATTTCGCTAAATCCTATCCGGATAGTGACTACAATGAGGAACTTGCATTCAAATTGGTAGAAGTGAGTGCGGCATATGCTGAAAGAAGCGTATTCGATAAAAGAGAAGAAAGATTTGAACAATCACTTGGTTTTGCAGATGATTTTAAGAAAAAATATCCCGAAAGCGAATACTTAGAAGAAGTGATAGAAATTCAATCCGAAGCCAAGGAAAAGCTGGACGACCACTATGCTTTAAAAGCACAGTATGAAGCCAGAACAGCGGAGGCACTTAAAAGGAGAGAAGAAGAACAAAAAAACCAAGAAGCTACTGAAGCTTTAAAAAATGTAGGCAATTAA
- a CDS encoding T9SS type A sorting domain-containing protein: MKLFLSLFITLQLFALQFVAANQVRVLSDKIEFNGKVNTTQRKTLILQNDAKESATYYLRYLQGNVGSSQNILICIGDNCFDPRKDLSQIRFTLEPGEVTTNIYIEFELGITATKGTFDLHFFNTSNNRDAFIVENVYNVVSDQPSDNFSHKDVDLDEIYPNPSVRTAQLDYKIKNSSANVRVVINSFIGNPIYDFRLDPSQESLIIPVTDLNPGTYFYTLIVDNKNIVTKKLYVKR; the protein is encoded by the coding sequence ATGAAATTATTTTTATCACTTTTTATCACCTTACAGTTGTTTGCGCTACAGTTTGTAGCTGCAAATCAAGTACGTGTGTTGAGCGATAAAATTGAATTTAATGGTAAGGTGAATACTACCCAAAGAAAAACGCTCATCCTTCAGAATGATGCTAAAGAAAGTGCCACTTACTACCTTCGCTACTTGCAAGGGAATGTTGGTTCTTCACAGAACATTCTTATTTGTATCGGAGATAACTGCTTTGACCCGAGAAAGGATCTTTCGCAAATTAGGTTTACACTAGAGCCGGGGGAGGTAACAACAAATATTTATATAGAATTTGAATTAGGAATCACAGCCACAAAAGGAACCTTTGATTTACATTTCTTCAATACTTCTAACAACAGAGATGCATTTATAGTTGAAAATGTTTACAATGTAGTTTCTGATCAACCTTCAGATAATTTCAGTCATAAAGATGTGGATTTGGATGAAATCTACCCTAATCCAAGTGTAAGAACTGCACAATTGGATTATAAAATAAAAAATTCAAGCGCAAATGTTCGCGTAGTAATCAATAGTTTCATAGGGAATCCCATTTATGATTTTAGGCTCGATCCTTCACAAGAATCTTTAATAATCCCCGTTACAGACCTGAACCCAGGTACTTATTTCTATACTTTGATCGTTGACAATAAAAATATTGTCACAAAAAAACTCTACGTCAAAAGATAA
- a CDS encoding OstA-like protein produces the protein MTNIRIILFCLLTSLSLSKTMAQENNSRLEILQADSLLGGKGFERLITDVIMKHKSSLIYCDSAHFYSEENIAKLFGNVKIDDKQDSVTVTSRYAEYDGDTQLALLRNNVVLVNEGTTLYTDFLDYNRATGEAIYFNSGMVKDSTNVLTSEKGLYETKIEKITFNKKVVLENPDYTMKSNTLYYYTTTKIAETEKLTNILSKDGNKLNAQKGSFYDTENKIFRFYDGDVESDNSVVYGETLFFDEKAQYYEAKKNVSILNKERNVEVFGDEGKYWEDRQYSEVYGNALVRKYFETDTLLMIADTLITQDGENAEEKYTLAYPNMRLIKSELAGRSDSMAYIYADSTVHLYSDPVLWSNKSQITADSINFLIANQEIDRAFLRNNAFAITRDTIGNFNQIKGRKMTGYFIESEMDKLDVEGNGESLYFAVENDTTIKGLNKLLCGRIIMEFKEGTVSRISHTIKPEASFTPPHLFEEGDQSLEGFTWRADERPSRKTINDWRTPKIRDKNRYSFFDEPDVKLPYPENDEIQIITDN, from the coding sequence ATGACAAATATCAGAATTATTTTATTTTGCTTACTAACTAGCTTGAGTCTTTCAAAGACAATGGCTCAGGAGAATAATAGTCGTCTGGAAATCCTACAAGCCGACTCACTTTTGGGAGGCAAAGGTTTTGAAAGGTTAATCACAGATGTAATCATGAAACACAAGTCTTCCTTGATTTATTGTGATTCGGCGCATTTCTATTCTGAGGAAAATATTGCCAAACTTTTCGGCAATGTAAAAATCGATGATAAACAAGATTCAGTTACCGTCACTAGTCGTTATGCAGAATATGATGGTGATACTCAGCTTGCGCTGTTAAGAAACAATGTGGTTTTAGTCAATGAGGGCACCACGCTTTATACAGACTTCTTGGATTACAACAGAGCTACAGGAGAAGCAATTTATTTCAATTCAGGGATGGTTAAAGACAGCACCAATGTTCTAACCAGTGAAAAAGGGTTGTATGAAACAAAAATTGAAAAAATTACTTTCAATAAAAAGGTGGTCTTGGAAAATCCTGACTACACCATGAAATCAAATACACTCTATTACTACACTACTACCAAAATTGCAGAAACAGAAAAGCTTACCAACATCCTATCCAAGGATGGCAATAAGCTAAATGCACAAAAAGGAAGTTTTTATGACACTGAAAATAAAATTTTTCGCTTTTATGATGGGGATGTAGAGTCCGATAACAGCGTTGTGTATGGAGAGACACTTTTCTTTGATGAAAAGGCTCAATATTATGAAGCCAAAAAGAATGTAAGCATTCTAAACAAGGAAAGGAATGTAGAAGTTTTCGGTGATGAAGGTAAGTATTGGGAGGACAGACAGTATTCTGAGGTTTATGGGAATGCCCTGGTAAGAAAGTATTTTGAGACGGATACTTTGCTTATGATTGCCGACACACTTATCACCCAAGATGGGGAAAATGCAGAAGAAAAGTATACCCTAGCCTATCCTAACATGCGTTTGATTAAATCTGAGCTGGCAGGAAGGTCAGATTCTATGGCTTATATTTATGCCGACTCAACTGTTCATCTGTATTCTGACCCTGTACTTTGGAGCAATAAAAGCCAAATAACAGCTGACAGTATTAATTTTTTGATTGCAAATCAGGAAATAGATAGGGCTTTTTTAAGGAATAATGCCTTTGCCATCACTCGAGACACCATAGGCAACTTTAACCAAATTAAGGGAAGAAAGATGACCGGGTATTTTATAGAAAGCGAAATGGATAAGTTGGATGTGGAAGGAAATGGGGAGTCCTTGTATTTTGCAGTAGAAAACGACACTACAATTAAAGGTTTAAATAAGCTGTTGTGTGGAAGGATAATCATGGAATTTAAAGAGGGAACCGTTTCAAGGATTAGCCATACTATAAAACCTGAAGCATCTTTTACACCGCCACATTTATTTGAAGAAGGAGATCAAAGTTTAGAAGGGTTTACATGGAGAGCTGACGAAAGACCCAGTCGAAAAACTATAAATGACTGGAGAACGCCAAAAATCAGGGACAAAAACCGGTATAGCTTTTTTGATGAACCCGATGTAAAGCTCCCCTACCCTGAAAATGATGAAATACAAATTATTACCGATAATTAA
- the tilS gene encoding tRNA lysidine(34) synthetase TilS produces MLERFINHVRKNKILDVQLPYLVAVSGGVDSVVLAHLLTLAGFKISIVHCNFQLRGAASDADELFVIELGIQLGVPVHTKTFDTHAYMDKHGVSLQMGARDLRYNWFEELNSCMGTDGVIVAHHADDQIETVMLNLLRGTGIEGVYGMSSKRDFIRRPLLPFSRKEIKTFLERNNLHWTEDQSNAKTIYKRNFIRHKFLPLLLEFDPKGPELIQYSFDRLKDTGKAFFYLFDRWVDENVVLNDGFEVLSFSSIAGLPGKSSLLFYWLRRKGFVYAQIEDILYAVERQESGRQFLSEGWLLNIDREGLILGKQYEERKLIKIDLTDEGFVLDNKYSYNCTRLDHSVALDRSAQNALLDFDLLNFPLIIRNWEKGDKFMPLGMRNFKKVSDFLIDRKVPLIKKNEVKVMCSGDSIVWLVGFRIDDRFKISNRTKKVFYVKKLNHDKSF; encoded by the coding sequence ATGCTGGAACGATTTATCAATCATGTACGCAAAAATAAAATTTTAGATGTGCAATTACCCTATCTTGTTGCTGTAAGTGGAGGGGTAGATAGTGTCGTTTTGGCCCACTTGCTTACTTTGGCAGGGTTTAAAATCTCAATAGTTCATTGCAATTTTCAATTGCGTGGAGCAGCTAGTGATGCGGATGAGCTTTTTGTAATTGAGCTTGGCATACAATTGGGAGTGCCTGTGCACACCAAGACTTTTGATACCCATGCCTATATGGATAAACATGGGGTTTCGCTACAGATGGGGGCCAGAGATTTAAGGTACAATTGGTTTGAAGAGCTTAATTCCTGTATGGGTACTGATGGGGTGATAGTTGCCCATCATGCTGATGATCAAATAGAGACAGTAATGCTCAACCTATTGCGTGGAACAGGGATAGAGGGTGTGTATGGCATGAGCAGTAAAAGGGATTTTATCCGAAGGCCTTTGCTTCCCTTTTCTAGAAAGGAAATAAAGACATTTTTGGAAAGGAATAACCTGCATTGGACGGAAGACCAGAGCAATGCCAAAACCATTTACAAAAGAAATTTTATTAGGCACAAATTTTTGCCTTTGCTTCTTGAGTTTGATCCTAAAGGGCCCGAGTTAATCCAATATAGTTTTGACAGACTGAAAGATACAGGAAAGGCATTTTTTTACCTTTTTGACCGGTGGGTGGATGAAAATGTTGTTTTAAATGATGGGTTTGAGGTATTGTCATTTTCAAGTATAGCAGGTCTGCCGGGAAAATCATCACTGCTTTTTTATTGGTTAAGAAGAAAAGGTTTTGTATATGCACAGATTGAGGATATCTTGTATGCTGTAGAACGTCAAGAATCAGGTAGACAATTTCTCTCAGAAGGTTGGCTATTAAATATCGATAGGGAGGGTTTGATTTTAGGAAAACAATATGAAGAGAGAAAACTTATCAAAATTGACCTGACTGATGAAGGGTTTGTCTTGGATAATAAGTACAGCTACAATTGTACCCGACTTGACCATTCAGTAGCACTGGATCGCTCAGCTCAAAATGCCTTATTGGATTTTGATTTGCTTAACTTTCCTTTGATCATAAGAAACTGGGAAAAGGGGGATAAGTTCATGCCACTAGGGATGCGAAATTTTAAAAAAGTAAGTGATTTTTTGATTGATAGAAAAGTACCACTAATCAAAAAAAATGAGGTGAAAGTTATGTGTTCTGGTGACAGCATCGTTTGGCTAGTGGGCTTTAGAATTGATGACAGGTTCAAAATCAGCAATCGAACCAAGAAGGTGTTTTATGTAAAAAAATTAAACCATGATAAATCCTTTTAA
- a CDS encoding Crp/Fnr family transcriptional regulator encodes MINPFKKTYSPSEQKKFTFLGKVNFFADLTFDEMSQFLPAIHQRKYVQDEVVFFRNDPSQALYILEKGEVTLNIDIRTDFETIIKINEGEPFGENSLLENSKRIYTAIVSTEEAVLWVIPNYAILDIFHSNQKVKAKMMSSLATFYDRRNQQLFSSYKKSYGFFNLGQMFE; translated from the coding sequence ATGATAAATCCTTTTAAGAAAACCTATAGTCCGTCAGAGCAGAAAAAATTTACCTTTTTAGGAAAAGTTAATTTTTTCGCGGATTTAACTTTTGATGAAATGTCACAATTCTTACCGGCTATTCATCAAAGAAAGTATGTGCAAGATGAGGTGGTGTTTTTTAGAAATGATCCGAGCCAAGCACTGTATATCCTTGAAAAAGGGGAAGTGACACTGAATATCGATATTCGGACAGATTTTGAAACAATTATTAAAATCAATGAAGGGGAGCCTTTTGGGGAGAATTCTCTGCTCGAGAACTCCAAAAGAATATATACAGCTATAGTAAGCACTGAGGAGGCTGTGTTATGGGTGATTCCAAATTATGCCATTTTGGATATCTTTCACAGCAATCAAAAGGTAAAGGCAAAAATGATGAGTTCTCTTGCCACTTTCTATGACCGCAGAAACCAACAGCTTTTTTCTTCTTACAAGAAGTCCTACGGGTTTTTTAACCTTGGACAGATGTTTGAATAA